Proteins from a single region of Thalassophryne amazonica chromosome 22, fThaAma1.1, whole genome shotgun sequence:
- the LOC117504487 gene encoding high-affinity choline transporter 1-like, whose translation MAVNWIGLLSIGVFYIIVLSMGIWASRKSKHEERKCLAKRSEIAMVGGRNLNMWVSIFTMTATWVGGGYIMGTAEAVYDPTKGLVWAVAPVAYFLNLLIGAVFLVKPIRAKNYVTIMDPFQEKYGNSIAAVLFIPALIADILWIACILSALGGTLSVVMDINSTLAVTVSAAVAVVYTLMGGLYSVAYTDVIQLIFIFLGLWLCVPFILTSPLLPTVTTAAVSKLYQEPWLGKVQLEDAGAWIDNLLLLVIGSICYQSLYQRILSTATDTQAKVTLYASSAICLILGIPSIVIGAVAASTDWNQTSFGSPSPFEQGKSGMILPVAIQYLCPFYVSLFAMGAVAAAVMSSADSVLLSAASSLGRNIFKNII comes from the exons ATGGCAGTGAACTGGATCGGACTCTTGTCCATTGGGGTCTTTTACATCATCGTGCTTAGCATGGGAATTTGGGCGTCCAGGAAGTCCAAGCATGAAGAGCGGAAGTGTTTAGCAAAGCGCAGTGAAATTGCAATGGTTGGAGGACGAAACCTAAACATGTGGGTTAGCATCTTTACCATGACAG CTACTTGGGTTGGAGGAGGCTACATTATGGGGACAGCTGAAGCGGTTTATGATCCCACAAAGGGTTTGGTTTGGGCTGTTGCCCCCGTTGCCTACTTCTTAAATCTTCTTATAG GCGCTGTCTTCTTAGTTAAACCTATCCGGGCGAAGAACTATGTCACCATCATGGACCCATTTCAAGAGAAATATGGCAACAGTATCGCGGCTGTTCTCTTCATTCCTGCTCTAATAGCAGACATCTTGTGGATAGCATGTATTCTTAGTGCACTAG GAGGGACATTAAGCGTGGTCATGGATATCAACTCCACACTGGCTGTGACTGTGTCTGCAGCTGTGGCTGTTGTTTACACATTAATGGGAGGTCTGTATTCTGTGGCCTATACTGATGTCATTCAGCTGATCTTCATCTTCCTTGGTTTG TGGCTCTGTGTGCCGTTTATCCTAACAAGCCCTTTGCTGCCAACGGTCACCACTGCTGCAGTGTCAAAGTTGTACCAGGAGCCGTGGCTTGGGAAGGTACAGCTTGAAGATGCCGGAGCCTGGATAGACAACTTATTGCTTCTG GTGATTGGAAGCATCTGCTACCAGTCCTTGTACCAACGAATCCTGTCCACAGCCACCGACACTCAAGCAAAGGTCACCCTTTACGCTTCCTCGGCTATTTGTCTAATTCTTGGCATCCCTTCAATTGTCATTGGAGCAGTGGCTGCATCTACTG ACTGGAACCAGACGTCCTTCGGTTCACCGAGCCCATTTGAACAGGGCAAAAGTGGAATGATCTTACCAGTTGCCATCCAGTATCTTTGCCCGTTCTACGTCTCTTTGTTTGCTATGGGGGCGGTTGCAGCTGCTGTGATGTCATCAGCAGACTCCGTCCTTCTATCGGCCGCATCTTCATTGGGCCGAAATATTTTCAAGAATATTATCTAA